A single window of Bufo bufo chromosome 10, aBufBuf1.1, whole genome shotgun sequence DNA harbors:
- the LOC120980865 gene encoding intraflagellar transport-associated protein isoform X1, with translation MVLSNGEAPIMPSPDVAEEGMANSVLTRFIGIPEQTYEEFLSTFTCLPQGARRQLPEVMSDGSQIQKVQTTHGTQDTTDVDHEQDEPEQLTIGEGTTAGHFHSLTYSGRVQVDNYFNSSDIDPDSDNDETSPSVVLFPGEADLALAAGNEPIVRETCVQNRASSAAESAAEEHLGDDIQPFSLDQSFDYDRVVLTSKLSAEEMNFLKLRGPQKAEETGMARET, from the exons ATGGTCCTAAGCAAT ggtgaagcTCCCATCATGCCGTCCCCTGACGTAGCAGAGGAGGGAATGGCGAACAGCGTTTTAACTCGTTTCATCGGCATCCCAGAACAGACGTACGAAGAATTCCTGTCCACCTTTACCTGCCTTCCTCAAG GAGCTCGTAGGCAGCTTCCGGAGGTCATGTCTGATGGCTCCCAAATACAGAAGGTACAGACCACACACGGGACACAAGATACGACAGATGTAGACCACGAACAAGATGAACCCGAGCAG ttgacAATTGGTGAAGGGACTACTGCGGGTCATTTCCACAGCCTTACCTATTCTGGCAGAGTACAG GTGGACAATTATTTCAACTCTTCAGATATCGACCCCGACTCGGACAACGACGAGACGAGTCCAAGTGTTG TTTTATTTCCTGGAGAGGCCGACCTGGCGCTGGCTGCTGGTAATGAGCCGATAGTAAGAGAGACGTGTGTGCAGAACCGCGCTTCCTCCGCGGCGGAGAGTGCAGCAGAGGAG CATCTCGGCGACGACATTCAGCCCTTTTCTCTTGATCAAAGCTTTGACTACGACCGCGTTGTGCTGACCTCTAAACTTTCCGCGGAGGAGATGAACTTCTTGAAGCTACGCGGACCTCAGAAGGCGGAGGAGACGGGGATGGCAAGGGAGACCTGA
- the LOC120980865 gene encoding intraflagellar transport-associated protein isoform X2, with protein MPSPDVAEEGMANSVLTRFIGIPEQTYEEFLSTFTCLPQGARRQLPEVMSDGSQIQKVQTTHGTQDTTDVDHEQDEPEQLTIGEGTTAGHFHSLTYSGRVQVDNYFNSSDIDPDSDNDETSPSVVLFPGEADLALAAGNEPIVRETCVQNRASSAAESAAEEHLGDDIQPFSLDQSFDYDRVVLTSKLSAEEMNFLKLRGPQKAEETGMARET; from the exons ATGCCGTCCCCTGACGTAGCAGAGGAGGGAATGGCGAACAGCGTTTTAACTCGTTTCATCGGCATCCCAGAACAGACGTACGAAGAATTCCTGTCCACCTTTACCTGCCTTCCTCAAG GAGCTCGTAGGCAGCTTCCGGAGGTCATGTCTGATGGCTCCCAAATACAGAAGGTACAGACCACACACGGGACACAAGATACGACAGATGTAGACCACGAACAAGATGAACCCGAGCAG ttgacAATTGGTGAAGGGACTACTGCGGGTCATTTCCACAGCCTTACCTATTCTGGCAGAGTACAG GTGGACAATTATTTCAACTCTTCAGATATCGACCCCGACTCGGACAACGACGAGACGAGTCCAAGTGTTG TTTTATTTCCTGGAGAGGCCGACCTGGCGCTGGCTGCTGGTAATGAGCCGATAGTAAGAGAGACGTGTGTGCAGAACCGCGCTTCCTCCGCGGCGGAGAGTGCAGCAGAGGAG CATCTCGGCGACGACATTCAGCCCTTTTCTCTTGATCAAAGCTTTGACTACGACCGCGTTGTGCTGACCTCTAAACTTTCCGCGGAGGAGATGAACTTCTTGAAGCTACGCGGACCTCAGAAGGCGGAGGAGACGGGGATGGCAAGGGAGACCTGA
- the RAG2 gene encoding V(D)J recombination-activating protein 2, producing the protein MALQTLVASNNTSLIQPGFSLFRFGRHVFFFGQKGWPKRSCPTGVFLVNLKNNELKLRPSTFNNESCYLPPLRHPAVTGLSDSSDGEVIQYLIHGGKTPNNEVSQKLYVISMASSVNKKITLCCTEKDLVGDTPEARYGHSINVVHSRGKKAVLIFGGRSYVPLNQRTTEKWNSVVDCQPFIYLIDLQFGCSTMHIVKEIQDGVSFHVSIARNDTVYIIGGHLLENNVRSPKIYKINVDLLLGSPAITCNILQSLLSFSSSIVTSTCPDEFFIVGGYESDSQKKMTSHKVFLSNDDIEFKEVEAPDWTGEIRHSKTWFGADMGHGTVLMVIPGDNKNQHSDSNFFFYLISHGEEDNLMAQSCSQGSLEDQEDSMLLEDSEEFMFNTDGLISDEDMYNEDDEEDESETGYWIKCCSDCNLDINTWVPFYSTELNKPAMIYCSSEGGHWVHAQCVDLSENMLINLSENSIKYFCNEHIKLERGLQTPKKMTTVMKPSIKRVGRTPSISRMSPAKKSFLRRLFE; encoded by the coding sequence ATGGCCCTTCAGACATTAGTCGCTTCCAATAACACATCCCTGATCCAGCCAGGATTCTCCCTGTTTAGATTCGGAAGACATGTCTTCTTCTTCGGACAAAAGGGATGGCCAAAACGTTCCTGCCCCACAGGTGTGTTCCTGGTGAATCTCAAAAACAATGAGTTGAAACTTCGTCCCTCCACTTTCAACAATGAATCTTGCTACCTCCCACCATTAAGGCATCCAGCCGTGACAGGCCTTTCGGATAGTTCAGACGGGGAAGTCATCCAATATCTGATCCATGGAGGGAAGACGCCAAACAATGAGGTGTCTCAAAAACTCTACGTCATCTCAATGGCCTCCTCGgtcaacaaaaaaataacactCTGCTGTACAGAGAAGGATTTAGTAGGGGATACTCCTGAAGCAAGGTATGGCCATTCCATCAATGTAGTCCACAGCAGAGGCAAAAAGGCAGTCCTGATATTTGGTGGAAGGTCCTATGTGCCCTTGAATCAAAGAACCACAGAAAAATGGAATAGTGTTGTTGACTGTCAACCATTCATCTACCTCATCGACCTCCAGTTTGGTTGCTCTACTATGCACATTGTCAAGGAAATTCAAGACGGAGTTTCTTTTCATGTCTCTATAGCCCGCAATGATACAGTCTACATTATTGGTGGACACTTGCTTGAAAATAATGTAAGATCTCCAAAGATCTACAAGATTAATGTGGATCTACTTCTCGGAAGTCCAGCCATAACTTGTAACATTCTCCAATCTCTCCTGTCTTTTTCAAGCTCTATTGTGACCAGTACCTGTCCAGATGAGTTTTTTATTGTTGGCGGCTATGAGTCCGACAGCCAGAAGAAGATGACTTCTCACAAAGTTTTTCTAAGTAATGACGACATTGAATTCAAGGAAGTTGAGGCTCCTGATTGGACAGGGGAAATTAGGCACAGCAAGACATGGTTTGGGGCAGATATGGGTCATGGAACTGTACTTATGGTCATCCCAGGGGACAACAAGAACCAACATTCAGATAGTAACTTCTTTTTCTACCTAATCAGTCATGGGGAAGAGGACAATTTGATGGCTCAGTCATGCAGTCAAGGATCTCTTGAAGACCAAGAGGACTCCATGCTGCTTGAAGACTCGGAGGAGTTCATGTTCAACACAGATGGGTTAATTTCTGATGAAGACATGTATAACGAGGACGATGAAGAAGATGAGTCAGAAACTGGGTACTGGATCAAGTGCTGCTCTGACTGTAATCTAGATATTAACACTTGGGTCCCTTTTTATTCTACAGAACTTAACAAACCAGCCATGATCTATTGCTCCAGCGAAGGTGGCCACTGGGTTCATGCCCAATGTGTGGACCTGTCAGAAAATATGTTGATCAATCTGTCCGAAAACAGCATCAAGTATTTCTGCAATGAACATATTAAATTGGAAAGGGGGCTGCAAACACCTAAGAAGATGACCACTGTTATGAAACCATCGATTAAGCGAGTAGGTCGAACACCATCTATCAGCAGAATGTCACCCGCAAAGAAGTCTTTTCTCAGACGCTTGTTTGAGTAA